The Streptomyces sp. NBC_01276 genome contains the following window.
ACCGGCTGCACTTCTCCGCGCCGTCGGTGGACGGCGAGGGCGGGGTCGTCGAGGGCGAGTTCGACGCGGACGGCTCCGCCGGTGACGGCGGGGACGGGATGACGCGGGCGGAGCGGCGCAAGGCGCAGAAGGCCTCCGGCGGGCGTCGGCGCAAGAAGTAACCCCGCTCGGGGTTCGTGGCAACACCACCGGCCGGGGCCGGACACCTGTGGGTGTCCGGCCCCGGCCGCGTCGCGTGGCGGGTGCGGCGCCGTTGCCGGAGGTACGGCCGGGTGGGTGAGGGGGAGTCGCCCATCGGGGGGTACGGGGGGTGGGTGCGGGCGTCCGTCCGGAGGGGTTCCGGGGCCCCGGGTGAGGCCGGCCCGGCCATGCCCCGCGCCCGGCCCGGGGTCCGTGCCGGGACCACCGCCGCGCGCGGGCGCACGGTCACCCGGATAGGTGGTGCGGGGGCGGCCGTGCGCGGGCCCGGGGCGGTGATTGCCGAGCGTGGCCGGGGGCCGTAGAAACACCACACAGAGTGACCGCCCGGTACCGCCGCCGGGCCCGGCCCGTACGGGGGAACCGCCATGGACACCACCAAGAGCCCGACCCGCAGCCGTCCCGCCGGCCGGCGGGACTCGCGCCGGCCGGCCGGCACCCCGCGGGCCCGGCGCCGGCCCGGACCGCACGACTGGTTCGCGGAGCGCCTCCTGGCGGTGCTGAGCGGCCAGCGGCCCGTCCACTCGCTGCTGGGCCTCACGGTGGGCCCGGCCTACGAGCAGCTGGCGGACCTGGCCCCCACCGGGCCCCCGCTGGGCCGCCCCCGGCCCGTCCTGCGCCACTGCGGCCGCTTCCACCCCGGCCCGGGGGTCATCGAGGCCTTCGCCCGCATCGCCACCGGTGACCGCGTCTCGGCGATGGCCTTCCGCCTGGAACAGGGCCCGGACCTGCGCTGGCGTTGCGCGGCGATCGAGATCCGGGGCCCGCGCACCCGGGGGGATTCGGCCCGCGGGGCGGCGGTCGTATCCTGAGGGCGTTTCCGCCTACCGAAAGCAGCCGGCCATGCGCGTGTACGTCCCCCTGACACTCCCCGGCCTCGCCGAGGCGCACAAGGCGGGCGAGCTGGGGCCCGCCCCGCTCCGCGCCTACGCGGTGACCCCCGGGCTGCGGGAGTGGTACGTCTCGGACGACATCGAGGAGCTGGAGTACGCCGCCCTCAGCCGTGCCGCCGAGGCCTCCCTGCGCCTCCTGGCGGCCGACGCGGACGCCCCCCGCCGACGGGTCGTCGTCGCCCTCGACGTCGACGACAAGGCCGCCTCGGCGGTCCCCGGCCCCGACGAGGCCACCCTCGGCCAGGTCACCCTCGCCGCCGCCGTACGGCTCAAGGCGGCCGCCGCCGTCCACGTCGACGCCGACGACGCGACGCAGGACGTCGCCGCGGCCGCCGCGGCGCTGCCGGCCGCCGACGCCGGGGACGACGACGCCCGCTTCACCGTCGACGGTGCCGAGGACCACGAGCTGCTGTGGTTCGGCGTCCAGGAGATTCCGGGGCTGCTGACGTGAGCGCCGGCGGGGCCCACATCGTCTGGGACTGGAACGGCACGCTGCTGCACGACATCGACGCCGTCATCATCGCGACCAACGCCTCCTTCGCGGAGTTCGGGTTCGCGCCGATCACCCTGGAGACGTACCGGGACCTGTACGTCGTACCGGTCCCGAAGTTCTACGAGCGCCTCATGGGCCGGCTGCCCACCGAGGAGGAGTGGCTCGTCATGGACGAGACCTTCCACCGCTACTACTGGGCGGCGGCCGACGCGGCCGGCCTCGCCGAGGGCGCGCCGGAGCTGCTGCGCGCCTGGCAGGCCGACGGACTCACCCAGTCCCTGCTGTCCCTCGCACCCCACGACAAGCTCGTGCCGCTGGTGTGCACGCACGGCATAGACGGGCACTTCCTGCGCGTCGACGGCCGTACCGGGCCCTCCCACACCACCAAGGCGGGACACCTCGTACGCCATATGGCCGCCATGGAGCCCGCCGGAGTGACCGCCGGACGGACGGTCCTCATCGGCGACGCCGTGGACGACGCGCTCGCCGCGGCCCACGTGGGCGCACGGGCCGTGCTCTACACGGGCGGTTCGCACAGCCGGACCAGCCTCGAAGCCGCGGGCGTGCCCGTCGTCGACACCCTGGCCGAGGCCGTCGCCACCGCCCGCGAGCTGGCCGGATAAGGACCGGCACGGCCGGTCCGGCCACGTCGCTGGCCAGAGTGTCCAGGTTTCCCCCCGGGATTTGTACAGATGCTGTCAATGACGACCGGGGGGTGGGGCGAGATAGCCTGGACCCGTGATCAGCGCGATAGTCATCGGGGGCTCGGACGCCCCCGGCCCGCGCCCGGCGCACATCCGTGCCCGGGCCCTCGCTGGTCCCCACCGCCGGGACGTCCAGCCGATCATGGCCGAATCCCTCCCGGTCGGCTTTCCCGACGCCCCGGCGTCGACACAGAATCCGGACGCACCCACCGCCCCAGGGCGGCGCTGTGTCATTCCTTCCTTCACCTACGTCACGCAATGGCGCGCGACAGGAGCCAGAGGACATGCAGACCAAGCTGGACGAAGCAAAGGCCGAGCTGCTCGCGCGGGCGGCACGGGTAGCTGAGAACAGCCCGGCCGGGGGGCTACTTCCGACTGGGTCCGAGCAAGGGGAGCGTCCCGAACGGGGATCGACGCTCGCCTACCTCCAGCGCTACTACCTGCACACCGCCCCCGAGGACCTCGTCGACCGGGACCCGGTCGACGCGTTCGGTGCGGCACTCTCCCACTACCGGCTCGCCGAGAACCGGCCGCAGGGCACCGCGAACGTGCGCGTGCACACCCCCACGGTCGAGGAGAACGGCTGGACCTCCAGCCACTCCGTGGTCGAGGTCGTCACCGACGACATGCCCTTCCTCGTCGACTCCGTCACCAACGAGCTGTCCCGCCAGGGCCGCGGCATCCACCTGGTGATCCACCCGCAGGTCGTCGTGCGCCGCGACGTCACCGGCAAGCTGATCGAGATCCTCGGCCCCGACTGCGACGCCCACGGTCCCAGGACCGCCCGCCCGCACGACTCCCTCGTCGAGTCCTGGATCCACGTCGAGATCGACCGCGAGACCGACAAGGCCGACCTCAAGCAGATCACCGGCGATCTGCTGCGCGTCCTGTCCGACGTCCGCGAGTCCGTCGAGGACTGGGAGAAGATGCGCGACGCCGCGCTGCGCATCGCCGACGAGCTGCCGAACGAGCCCACCGCGCCCGACCTGCGCGAGTTCGAGCTCGAAGAGGCCCGCGAGCTGCTGCGCTGGCTCTCCGACGACCACTTCACCTTCCTCGGCTACCGCGAGTACAACCTCGTCGACGGTGACGCCCTCGCCGCCGTGCCCGGCACCGGCCTCGGCATCCTGCGCTCCGACCCGCTGCACAGCGGCAAGGAGGACGGCCACCCGGTGTCCCCGTCCTTCAACCGGCTGCCGGCCGATGCCCGCGCCAAGGCCCGCGAGCACCGCCTGCTGGTGCTGACCAAGGCCAACAGCCGCTCCACGGTGCACCGCCCCTCGTACCTCGACTACGTCGGCGTGAAGAAGTTCGACGCCGACGGCAACGTGGTCGGCGAGCGCCGCTTCCTCGGCCTGTTCTCCTCCGCCGCCTACACCGAATCGGTGCGCCGCGTCCCGGTCATCCGCCGCAAGGTCACCGAGGTCCTGGACGGCGCCGGCTTCGCCCCCTCCAGCCACGACGGCCGCGACCTCCTCCAGATCCTGGAGACCTACCCGCGCGACGAGCTGTTCCAGACCCCGGTCGACAAGCTCCGCGAGATCGTCACCTCCGTCCTGTACCTCCAGGAACGCCGCCGGCTGCGCCTGTACCTGCGCCAGGACGAGTACGGCCGCTACTACTCCGCGCTGGTCTACCTGCCGCGCGACCGCTTCACCACCGGCGTGCGGCTGCGCCTGATGGACATCCTGCGGGAGGAGCTCGACGGCATCAGCGTCGACTTCACCGCCTGGAACACCGAGTCGATCCTCTCCCGCATCCACTTCGTCGTCCGCGTCCCGCAGGGCACCGAGCTGCCCGTGCTGACCGACTCCGACGTCGAGCGCATCGAGGGCCGGCTCGTCGAGGCCGCCCGCTCCTGGGCCGACGGCTTCGGCGAAGCGCTGACCGCCGAACTGGGCGAGGAGCGCGCCGCCGAGCTGCTGCGCAAGTACGGGACCTCCTTCCCCGAGGGCTACAAGGCCGACCACTCGCCGCGCGCGGCCGTCGCCGACCTGTGCCACCTGGAACGGCTCTCCGCGAGCGACCGCGAGTTCGCGCTGTCGCTGTACGAGCCGGTCGGCGCGGGCCCCGGCGAGCGCCGCTTCAAGATCTACCGCACCGGCGAGCAGGTCTCCCTCTCCGCCGTCCTGCCCGTCCTGCAGCGTCTGGGCGTCGAGGTCACCGACGAGCGTCCGTACGAGCTGCGCCGCACCGACCGGGTCAGCGCGTGGATCTACGACTTCGGTCTGCGGATGCCGCTCGCCCCGGGCAACGGCGACTCCTACCTCGGCGACGACGCCCGCGAGCGCTTCCAGGAGGCCTTCGCGGCCGTCTGGACCGGCGAGGCCGAGAACGACAACTTCAACACCCTGGTCCTCGGCGCCGGGCTGACCTGGCGGCAGGCCGTCGTGCTGCGCGCGTACGCCAAGTACCTGCGCCAGGCCGGCTCCACCTTCAGCCAGGACTACATGGAGGACACCCTCCGCAACAACGTCCACACCACCCGGCTGCTGGTCTCCCTCTTCGAGGCCCGGATGTCGCCCGGCCGCCAGGTCGCCGGCACCGAGCTCATCGACGCCATGCTGGAGGAGCTGGACGGGGCCCTGGACCAGGTCGCCTCGCTCGACGAGGACCGCATCCTGCGCGCCTTCCTCACCCTCATCAAGGCCACCCTGCGCACGAACTTCTTCCAGCTCGACGAGGCGGGCGAGCAGCACGCCTACGTGTCGATGAAGTTCGACCCGCAGGCCATCCCGGACCTGCCGGCCCCGCGTCCCGCCTTCGAGATCTGGGTGTACTCCCCGCGCGTCGAGGGCGTCCACCTGCGCTTCGGCAAGGTCGCCCGGGGCGGTCTGCGCTGGTCCGACCGGCGCGAGGACTTCCGTACGGAGGTCCTCGGCCTGGTCAAGGCGCAGATGGTCAAGAACACCGTCATCGTCCCGGTCGGCGCCAAGGGCGGCTTCGTCGCCAAGAACCTGCCCGACCCGTCGGTGGACCGCGACGCCTGGCTCGCCGAGGGCATCGCCTCTTACAAGATCTTCATCTCGGCGCTGCTCGACATCACCGACAACATGGTCGCCGGCGAGGTCGTTCCCCCGCAGGGCGTCGTCCGCCACGACGAGGACGACACCTACCTCGTCGTCGCCGCCGACAAGGGCACCGCCACCTTCTCCGACATCGCCAACGGGGTCGCCGAGGACTACGGCTTCTGGCTGGGCGACGCCTTCGCCTCCGGCGGCAGCGCCGGCTACGACCACAAGGGCATGGGCATCACCGCCCGCGGTGCCTGGGAGTCGGTCAAGCGGCACTTCCGCGAGCTGGGCCACGACACCCAGACCGAGGACTTCACGGTCGTCGGCGTCGGCGACATGTCCGGTGACGTGTTCGGCAACGGCATGCTGCTCTCCGAGCACATCCGCCTCGTCGCCGCCTTCGACCACCGGCACATCTTCCTCGACCCGAACCCGGACGCGGCCACCTCCTACGCCGAGCGCCGCCGCCTGTTCGACCTGCCGCGCTCCTCCTGGGCGGACTACGACACCGCGCTGCTGTCGGCGGGCGGCGGCGTCCACCCGCGC
Protein-coding sequences here:
- a CDS encoding Rv3235 family protein; this translates as MDTTKSPTRSRPAGRRDSRRPAGTPRARRRPGPHDWFAERLLAVLSGQRPVHSLLGLTVGPAYEQLADLAPTGPPLGRPRPVLRHCGRFHPGPGVIEAFARIATGDRVSAMAFRLEQGPDLRWRCAAIEIRGPRTRGDSARGAAVVS
- a CDS encoding HAD family hydrolase yields the protein MSAGGAHIVWDWNGTLLHDIDAVIIATNASFAEFGFAPITLETYRDLYVVPVPKFYERLMGRLPTEEEWLVMDETFHRYYWAAADAAGLAEGAPELLRAWQADGLTQSLLSLAPHDKLVPLVCTHGIDGHFLRVDGRTGPSHTTKAGHLVRHMAAMEPAGVTAGRTVLIGDAVDDALAAAHVGARAVLYTGGSHSRTSLEAAGVPVVDTLAEAVATARELAG
- a CDS encoding NAD-glutamate dehydrogenase, producing MQTKLDEAKAELLARAARVAENSPAGGLLPTGSEQGERPERGSTLAYLQRYYLHTAPEDLVDRDPVDAFGAALSHYRLAENRPQGTANVRVHTPTVEENGWTSSHSVVEVVTDDMPFLVDSVTNELSRQGRGIHLVIHPQVVVRRDVTGKLIEILGPDCDAHGPRTARPHDSLVESWIHVEIDRETDKADLKQITGDLLRVLSDVRESVEDWEKMRDAALRIADELPNEPTAPDLREFELEEARELLRWLSDDHFTFLGYREYNLVDGDALAAVPGTGLGILRSDPLHSGKEDGHPVSPSFNRLPADARAKAREHRLLVLTKANSRSTVHRPSYLDYVGVKKFDADGNVVGERRFLGLFSSAAYTESVRRVPVIRRKVTEVLDGAGFAPSSHDGRDLLQILETYPRDELFQTPVDKLREIVTSVLYLQERRRLRLYLRQDEYGRYYSALVYLPRDRFTTGVRLRLMDILREELDGISVDFTAWNTESILSRIHFVVRVPQGTELPVLTDSDVERIEGRLVEAARSWADGFGEALTAELGEERAAELLRKYGTSFPEGYKADHSPRAAVADLCHLERLSASDREFALSLYEPVGAGPGERRFKIYRTGEQVSLSAVLPVLQRLGVEVTDERPYELRRTDRVSAWIYDFGLRMPLAPGNGDSYLGDDARERFQEAFAAVWTGEAENDNFNTLVLGAGLTWRQAVVLRAYAKYLRQAGSTFSQDYMEDTLRNNVHTTRLLVSLFEARMSPGRQVAGTELIDAMLEELDGALDQVASLDEDRILRAFLTLIKATLRTNFFQLDEAGEQHAYVSMKFDPQAIPDLPAPRPAFEIWVYSPRVEGVHLRFGKVARGGLRWSDRREDFRTEVLGLVKAQMVKNTVIVPVGAKGGFVAKNLPDPSVDRDAWLAEGIASYKIFISALLDITDNMVAGEVVPPQGVVRHDEDDTYLVVAADKGTATFSDIANGVAEDYGFWLGDAFASGGSAGYDHKGMGITARGAWESVKRHFRELGHDTQTEDFTVVGVGDMSGDVFGNGMLLSEHIRLVAAFDHRHIFLDPNPDAATSYAERRRLFDLPRSSWADYDTALLSAGGGVHPRSAKAIPLNAQVREALGIEAGVAKMTPADLMKAILQAPVDLLWNGGIGTYVKATAETHADVGDKANDAIRVNGSDVRAQVIGEGGNLGLTQLGRIEFARTGAGGEGGKVNTDAIDNSAGVDTSDHEVNIKILLNAVVADGDMTVKQRNKLLAEMTDEVGHLVLRNNYAQNTALANGAAQAPSLLHAQQRFMRRLERAGLLDRGLEFLPADRQIRELLSNGKGLTQPELAVLFAYTKITVAGELIGTELPDDPYLRRLLHAYFPGALLSRFQEQIDAHALRREIITTLLVNDTVNTGGSTFLHRLKEETGASTEEIVRAQLAAREIFGLADVWDAVEALDNKVAADVQTRVRLHSRRLVERGTRWLLNNRPQPLQITETIELFAARVEQVWSELPKLVRGADLEWYGSILDELTGEGVPEELAAKVAGFSSAFPTLDIVAIADRTGVDPLDVAEVYYDLADRLDITQLMDRIIELPRSDRWQSMARASIREDLFAAHAALTADVLAAGNGTSTPEERFKLWEEKNAAIIGRARTTLDEIRGSDDFDLANLSVAMRTMRSLLRAHS